GCCGGGTCAGCGCCTCGTCGTGCGGGTCCACTCGCAGGAGCTGCGCCGCCCCTACCTCGCCTCGATCAAGCACTCGGCCGTCGACGCCTACGTCTTCGTCGGCGACCTCATCCGCGACGCGGCCGTGGCCAGCCATGGCGTTCCAGCAGACAAGACGCACGTCGTGCCCAATGCCGTCGACCTCGACGGTCTCGACCTGCCGAAGTCCCCGGGGGCCGAGACGACCCTCGGACTCGTCGGCATCGTCGCCCGGCCGAAGCGGCTCGACCGGGCCCTCGACGTGCTCGAGGGCCTGCACGCCCGCGGCCTCGACCACACCCTGCGGATCAAGGGCAAGACCCCCGCCGACTACCTGTGGATGGCCCAGCGCCCCGACGAGATGGCGTACTACGACGAGCAGTTCGCCCGCATCGACCGGATCAACGCCCAGCGTCCCGGGGCGGTCGTGCTCGACGGCCACGGCGACGACATGGCGCAGTGGTACCAGGGCATCGGCGTCGCCCTGTCGACGAGCGACTTCGAGTCCTTCCACCTTACGGTCGCCGACGGTGCCGCGTCGGGCGCGCTGCCCGCGCTGCTCGCCTGGCCGGGCTCGGACCTGATCTACCCACGCGAGTGGATCAGCCCCGACGTGGAGTCCATGGTCGAGCGGATCGCCACCGCGCCCCGCGACGGCGAGGCCTTCGCCGAGCAGGCCCGTGCGGCCTTCTCCCACGAGCGGACGACCACCCAGCTGACCGAGATCATCACCGGAGGCACCGCGTGAGCACCGACGACCAGGACCGCGTCCGCACCTTCATCTACGGCAGCTGCGTCTCCCGGGACACCCTGGAGACCATGGGCGACACCCACGAGCTCATCGCCTACGTTGCACGCCAGTCCGCGGTGAGCGCCGGCCACCCGGCCGAGGGCGTGTGGTCGAAGCTCGAGCCCATCGAGTCCCCCTTCCAGCGGCGCAACGTGCAGGGCGACATCGAGGGTGATGCCCTCACCCAGCTCGCCCGTCGGGCCGACGAGGTCGACGTGCTCGTCATCGACCTCATCGACGAGCGGGGCGGGGTCGTCGAGGTCGGCGGCGGCTACGTCAGCCGCCTCGCCGAGCTGTGGCGGGCCGGCGGTGCCGAGGCCACGAGTGACGGCCACCAGATCGACTTCGGCACCGACGAGCACTTCGCCTTGTGGTCCCCGGCGATCGCCCGGCTCGCGGCGGAGATCGACGAGCTCGGCCTCACCGACCGGGTCGTCGTGCTCGAGACCGCCTGGGCCGACGCGCTCGACGACGGGGAGTCCCTCGAGGCCAAGGAGTCCGGCCTGACGCCCGACGAGGCCAATGCTCGCTACCGCCGCTACTACGACCGGGTGCGCCGACTGGGCTGGCAGGTCGTCACCCTCCCCGCCGAGCTCACCGCGTCCACCCGCGAGCACCAGTGGGGCGCCAGCCCCTTCCACTACACCGCGCAGGCCTACGGGCACCTGGCCGCGGGTATCCGCGACGCCGTCAGCCCAAGGTGACGGGCGCCGAGGCACGCGAGACCCGTGAGCCGCTGGCGAGCATGACGAAGACCCTGACGACGTAACGTCCGGGATCGACCCGCCAGAAGGTATGTGTGCGGGGCACGTCGTAACCGATCATCTCGACCCGCTCTGCCCCGCGGAAGAGGTGGTAGGCGACCCGTGCGCCATGGGGCACCGTGACCCCGACGACGATCGCCGCCGGGCCCGAGGGACCCACCGATATGACGACCCCGTCGCCTCCGACGTCGACCCCGCCGAGGTCGGCCGCCGGGGCGGTGCGTCGGACCAGCTCGGCGGCGATCGCGCGCTCGGTCTCGTCGTCGAAGTGGAAGGGAGCAGGCCCCCACCGGTGCGGGTCACCCGCCCGGGTGAGCAGGTCACGGCCGAGCACTGGGGTGCCGACGATCTCCTCGACGCTCGCAATGTAAGGCCGCATCGCAGCATTGCCGGCCTCGGCGTCGAGGTCGAGGCTACGGCCGGTGAGTGCCCCGTCGGTCGTGAGCACGGCCCATGGTGGCGCCAACAGGACGGTACGTCCGAGCAGGCCGGTTTCCTCGAGGAGTGCTCGCCACCGCACGAGCGCCTCGCGGAAGAGCCTCAGGTGATCGTCGGAGCCGAAGGGGACCAGTCGAGCGCCCACCGGAGGCGCACCGTCGCGGTGCAACCCGAGCCACTCGACGGTGCGAGTCGTCACGCCACCGTCTCGGTGGACGAAGATGCCGAGGCGCTCGTCGACGAGGTCCTGGACGAGCAGGTCGGTGAGCGGAGCCATGGCCCGCACCTTGTCGGGCAGTGCACTCGCGTGGTCGGCCTCGAAGACGCGCCGCTGGAAGGCGCTCGACAGCTGGTCGTGCTCCGGAGGCAGCGGCACCGGGGAACCGAAGGCGCTCACCAGGCTCTGGCGCGCCTCGTAGGCCACGAGCGAGATGTCGCTCGGCAGGTGCTCGCAGGCGTCTCGAGAGACACAGCTACCGACGACGCCGATCCCCCGCTGGGCGGTGACGGTGAGCGGCACGGTCACCGAGTCGACGGTGTGCCCATACCAGTCCCGCAGGTGCACGGTCGCCGTCAGCGCACCGGGAGCCGCGATGGCGATGCCGGTCGGCGGGACGTCGCGCCACGACACCCGCGCGGCCCAGGCGATCTCGACCTTGACTCGCACGGGGTCGGTGAGCAGCTCGGGTCGGCCCAGCCACACCCGCACGATGCCGCACTCGTCTTGGGTGACCCGCAGCCCGGCGCGCAGCAGATCGACCGATCCCCCACGCAGGTCGACCGGCAGCTCGTCGTGCGGGGGCACCGGCGCAAGGCCGCGCGAGCGCAGTTCGGTCGCGATGCGCCGGGAGTCGGCGCCCGCACGAACCATCGCGAGGAAGGCCGCCTCGAGCGTGGCGCGCGGTGGCACCGCGTGCCCCTCACCCATGTCGGCGACGAGCCAGCTTTCCCTGCCGCCGGACCACAGGCCGTCACCGAGGTCGGCGAGGTCGGTGCGGTCGAGGTAGGGCCCCATGT
The genomic region above belongs to Janibacter limosus and contains:
- a CDS encoding DUF6270 domain-containing protein; this translates as MSTDDQDRVRTFIYGSCVSRDTLETMGDTHELIAYVARQSAVSAGHPAEGVWSKLEPIESPFQRRNVQGDIEGDALTQLARRADEVDVLVIDLIDERGGVVEVGGGYVSRLAELWRAGGAEATSDGHQIDFGTDEHFALWSPAIARLAAEIDELGLTDRVVVLETAWADALDDGESLEAKESGLTPDEANARYRRYYDRVRRLGWQVVTLPAELTASTREHQWGASPFHYTAQAYGHLAAGIRDAVSPR
- a CDS encoding DUF6270 domain-containing protein, with protein sequence MTQPVLPDGWRPSGADYTRYDPVRAWASIDDFVTRSTLERGVDIIRLPSGDHLDVIVGGRAGDAETCIPVFFGGAMPSRPQHTPPFFSGHNLGKLAGGRYLAFSDPLVAADTDLTLGWYAGRAGDHAQETIARVLELAHRRWGQELLLVGGSGGGFAALEQLRRARVPTSAFVWNPQTDIQRYLPPFADAYLATALGLSRPALGGQTVDQREERARAAGIDLAAVGRPIATHGEGGRLLVLQNATDSHVADHMGPYLDRTDLADLGDGLWSGGRESWLVADMGEGHAVPPRATLEAAFLAMVRAGADSRRIATELRSRGLAPVPPHDELPVDLRGGSVDLLRAGLRVTQDECGIVRVWLGRPELLTDPVRVKVEIAWAARVSWRDVPPTGIAIAAPGALTATVHLRDWYGHTVDSVTVPLTVTAQRGIGVVGSCVSRDACEHLPSDISLVAYEARQSLVSAFGSPVPLPPEHDQLSSAFQRRVFEADHASALPDKVRAMAPLTDLLVQDLVDERLGIFVHRDGGVTTRTVEWLGLHRDGAPPVGARLVPFGSDDHLRLFREALVRWRALLEETGLLGRTVLLAPPWAVLTTDGALTGRSLDLDAEAGNAAMRPYIASVEEIVGTPVLGRDLLTRAGDPHRWGPAPFHFDDETERAIAAELVRRTAPAADLGGVDVGGDGVVISVGPSGPAAIVVGVTVPHGARVAYHLFRGAERVEMIGYDVPRTHTFWRVDPGRYVVRVFVMLASGSRVSRASAPVTLG